The sequence TCAATTTTGCAAATTCTGCAATTTCCTGCGCACCCGCTTTTTGCTGCTTTATAAGCTGCGATAAATCCTGACGCCTTTTTTCAATTCTTAAATTTTCAAGATCTTTTATAATAATTCTTAAAATTTCCCGCGAGTCTCTGTATTCTATGGCGTCTATGGTAAGCGCCGTAAACCACTGCGCGTCTTCCTGCGAAAGCAAATGCAGAATTTCCGCGTCGCTAAGCCCCGAAACCGCCAAGCCGAAAACTTTTTGACATTTTGCGTCTTGAAAACATTCCGCCGAAACGCTCTGCGCTAAATTTCTATTGCTTAAAACAAGACTTAACAAATTTTCTTCCAAAGATAAGTCGCGTTTATTTTCTTTTTGGGTCCCGGCAAAATTACTGTTGTCTTTTGGCGTTTTATATTTTGAAACCTTTTTCTTTTTAAATTCCCGCCAAACCGCGTCTTCGTCAACATTAATACTTTGGGAAATATTTTTTACCCACTCTCTGCGAACTATATCGTTGGAACTTTTAGAAACAAAATCCAAAAGCAGAGATATTTTTTTTGCTTTCGCCTCCGAAGAATCGGAAGCTATGCTTTTTGAAACTCTGTCGGTCATAAAATCTATAGCGCTTTTTGAGCTGCTTTCCAACAGTTTTAAAAACGCTTCTTTGCCGTTTGCGTTTAAATATTCGTCGGCGTCAACATGTTCGGGAAGCGCCGATACGGTACATTCTACGCCGTCTTCAACCAAAATTTCAAGCGCTCGCTGCGTTGCGGTTCTGCCCGCATCGTCGGAATCAAAAAGAAGAGTTACGTTGTCGCCATAGCGCGCAATAAGTTTTGCATGGTTTGGCGTAAACGCAGTTCCAAGAGAAGCCACCGCGCCGGACACTCCAAACTGCTGAGGAATAACCACGTCCATATACCCTTCAAGAACTATAATTCTTCGCTCTTTGCGCAGCTGCGGCAAAGTTTGAAACAAACCGTAAAGGTTTGACGATTTTGAATAAATCACGGTTTCCGGAGAGTTTAAATATTTCGGGTTCTGCTCGGTTAAAGTTCTTCCGCCGAA is a genomic window of Endomicrobium proavitum containing:
- the dnaG gene encoding DNA primase, whose amino-acid sequence is MAIPEDIIEKIRLSSDINAVVREYLPDLRRAGRNWKACCPFHNEKTPSFVVSPEKGIFRCFGCGAAGDVFKFVMLMDNLSWIEAVRKLAKKSGIEIQETTRDVVRRCEKTKLFEILESSATFYHSHLLKSKSASAAREYIARRGITQETIEKFRLGYAPKGQLLQSALKKGWTSEDLSKAGLITKTQSGNFFEYMSERLVFPIIDVQGRVVAFGGRTLTEQNPKYLNSPETVIYSKSSNLYGLFQTLPQLRKERRIIVLEGYMDVVIPQQFGVSGAVASLGTAFTPNHAKLIARYGDNVTLLFDSDDAGRTATQRALEILVEDGVECTVSALPEHVDADEYLNANGKEAFLKLLESSSKSAIDFMTDRVSKSIASDSSEAKAKKISLLLDFVSKSSNDIVRREWVKNISQSINVDEDAVWREFKKKKVSKYKTPKDNSNFAGTQKENKRDLSLEENLLSLVLSNRNLAQSVSAECFQDAKCQKVFGLAVSGLSDAEILHLLSQEDAQWFTALTIDAIEYRDSREILRIIIKDLENLRIEKRRQDLSQLIKQQKAGAQEIAEFAKLTKLLKGSGK